The bacterium genomic interval ATCACCGCCGCGGGCCCCTCGCACCAGCCTTGACATTCATTCTTTTTTTGACTATTTACTCGTGCTTTTGTGCGTGCACCTGCGCGTGATTTGCCTGCACGTCCCCGCAAGCAACGACTGCAATCAATCCCTCATTGCCAAACCAATCAAGGAGAAGGAGATGTCCGACAAGAACCTGGTGAATTACACCACCGCCAACGGCCTGGCGATCATTGAATTGACCGACCCCCCTGCCAATACCTACACCTATGAAATGATGAAGCAGTTGGATGCCGCCATTCTCGAAGCGCGCATGGATGACAGCGTGCACGTGATCGTGCTCAAAGGCGGCGGGGAGAAGTTTTTTTGCGCCGGCGCCAACATTCGCATGCTGCAGGAAGTCACGCCGCGGTTCAAATACTTCTTCTGCCTGCACGCCAATGAGACGCTGAACCGGCTGGAGCAAACACCCAAGCTGGTGATCGCGGCGTTGAACGGCCATTGCGTCGGCGGCGGCTTGGAAATCGCCATGGCAGCGGACATTCGGTTGGCGAAAAAGGGCGCGGGCAAGATTGGTTTGCCGGAAGTGACGCTGGGCGTGCTGCCGGGCACGGGCGGCACGCAGCGGCTGGCGCGTCTGGTTGGCAAGGCGCGCGCTCTCGAAATGATGGCCACCGGCCGTACGTTCGAATTCGAGGAAGCCGAGCAGTTGGGCCTGGTCACTCACGTGTTGCCCGCGGAGGGCTTCTGGGAAAAAGTGTTGGAATACGCGCGCCAGTTCCTGCCGCCCAACAAGGCCAGCAAGGCCGTGGGCTTGATCAAGCGCGCGGTGCAATCGGGCGTCGAGGTTTCGTTCAGCGAGAGCCTGGCCATCGAGCGCGAGCTGCAGCAACAGCTTTTCCAAAGTGAAGACGCCAAGGAAGGTTTGACCGCGTACAACGAAAAGCGCAAAGCAAACTTCGCCGGCAAGTGAGGTTTCTGCGGGCAGGGGCTGGCGCCCGCGGGCGCCGGCCTGCCGTTGCCGGAACGAATCCTGCAGAACCTGCAAGGCTGTGAGAGATGAGAAGGAAGAAAAATCGCTTTCAAGAAATTGCAGGCGCGACCTGGCAAATTTACCGGCCCGGCGAGCAGGCGGCGGAGAATGAATTCGATCCCGGTGATTTCATTCTGACTCAGGGTCATGAATGGCACAACCGCGTGATTCGCTGGGGACAGTCGCTGCGCCATCGCGGCCGTTACCGCAAATTCATCAAATGGACGCACGCCGCCGTGATCGTCTCGCGCGAGGGCGATTTGACCGAAGCGGTCGGCTCGGGCGTACGGCGCTCGAATCTGCGCGAATATCGCGACGTCGAGTACCGCATCGTGCGGCTCGGCGAGATTGCCACCGAGCGCGATCGCGAAAAAGTGATCCGCTTTGCCGAATGGTGCCTGGGCGAAGAGTACGGCTACACCACCATCGCCAGCATCGGTGTCAGCCTGCTGATGGGCGGCAAGTTCAAATTCGGATTCGATGGCCAGGCCATCTGTTCCGGACTGGTGGCGCGGGCCTTGGAGCGTACCGGCGCGATTTTCGACAAAGATCCCTCCCACATCATGCCGGCTGAGCTGGCGCGCTATTTCAAAGTCGTTGACAAGTAATTGAACCTTCCACGGCTTTGCCGCCGTGTGCTTCATTCACCCATTTTGAATCGCCATGCACACACAACTTTTCATCAACGGACAATGGCAGGATGCGGCCAGTGGCCGCACCTTCCCCACCATCAATCCCGCCACGACGGAAGTGATTGCCCACGTCGCCGAGGGTGGCGCGGCGGACATTGACCGCGCGGTGAAAGCCGCCGTCGCCGCACTTGCAGGCCCCTGGGGCAAGATGGAGGCCGCGCAGCGTGGCCGCCTCATCTGGAAAATGGGCGAACGCATTCTCGCCCGCGCCGAGGAACTGGCCCGGCTGGAAACGCTCGACAACGGCAAGACCATCACCGAATCAAGCCGCATTGATGTGCCTTATTCAGCGGACTTGTATTTCTACTATGCCGGCGCTGCCACCAAACTCGAGGGCCATACCATTCCCGTGACTGGGCCGTACTTCAACTACACCTTGCGTGAACCGCTCGGCGTGGTGGGCCTGATCGTGCCGTGGAATTTTCCCTTGTTGCTGGCCTCGCGCAAAGTGGCGGCGGCGCTGGCCGCGGGCAACACCGTGGTGTTGAAGCCGGCGGCGCAAACGCCGTTGACGGCGCTGCTGCTGGCGGAGATCGGCATGGAAGCCGGCTTGCCGCCGGGCGTGTTGAATGTGGTGCCCGGCCACGGCGCCACTGCCGGCGCGGCTTTGGTGAAGCATCCTGCGGTGGATGGCATTGCGCTCACCGGCGGCACCGCCACCGGCCAGCAACTCATGCGCGATGCCGCCGCGACGGTGAAGAAACTCCATCTCGAACTCGGCGGCAAATCGCCGAATATCGTCTTCGCGGATGCCGATCTCGAGGCGGCCGCGCGCATGGCGCTGCTGGGCATTTTCTATAACAAAGGCGAAGTGTGCACGGCGGGGTCGCGCTTGCTGGTTGAAAAGGGAATCTATGACGTCTTCATGGAAAAGCTCGTCGAGCGCGTCCAGAAACTGCAGCCCGGTGATCCGCTCGATCCCAAGACCCGCCTGGGGCCGCTGGTTTCCGAGGCGCAATTGGCAAATGTGAAACGGTACGTCGAGATCGGCGAACGCGAAGGCGCGCGTCTGCGCACCGGCGGCCAGCCGCCTGAGCCTGCGCCTGGCAAGGGTTATTTCTTCCAGCCCACGATCTTCGATAACGTTGCGCCGAATTCCACCATTGCGCAGGAGGAGATTTTTGGTCCGGTGCTCGCGGCCATGCCGTTTGCCGACGGCGACGAGTTGCTCAAGATCGCCAACGGCACGATCTACGGACTGGCGGCTGCGATTTGGACGAAGGACATCAAGAAGGCGCACCGGCTGGCCAGAGATCTGAAGGCGGGCACGGTGTGGATCAACACCTACAACAACTATGATGCCGCCATGCCGTATGGCGGTTACAAGGCCAGCGGCTTCGGCCGCGAGAGCGGCATGGAAGCTTTCGAGTTCTATTCCCAGTCGAAGAGTGTATGGGTGGATTTGAGTTGAGTTTCTCCCGTCGCACGATGGCAACGCCACCATGAACGCATCTGCCCGGCCGGCGCAGCGCCCGGTCCTGACCCTTTCGCCCTCCCGCCTCGAGATTGCCCTCCGTCTCGCGGCCGCGCTGGGAATTCTGACATTCGTCTATCTGTTGGTGCAATACTTTCCGGCGCTGCCCGCCAGAATTCCGGTTCATTTCAATGCTGCCGGCCAGGTGGATGGCTGGGGCAGCAAGCACACGCTGCTTTTCCTGTTTGCGTTGACCGCCGTGTTGCTGCTGGGTCTGACCATCCTGCGGCGCTATCCCCACAAGTTCAACTACCTGTATCCGATCACCCCGCAAAACGCCGAGAAACAGTACCGCCTGGCGTGCGAGCTGCTGGCCGTTCTGCAGGTGCAAGTGGTTTGGCTATTCACCTACCTCGGATGGCGGCTGATGGTATCAGCGCAGCAAAACGCCGGCGGCGTGAGCATGCTTTTGTTGCCGGTGATCATTCTGGTGAATGTCGGCACGTTGGTTTTCTATCTGGTCAAATCTTCCCACGCCCGTTGATTGAAATGAAAGAGAGGATGCCAGCCCGTCATGTTTCCTGAGATCTTCATCGTGTCCGCGGCGCGCACGCCCAACGGCAAGTTTGGCGGTGCATTTGCGGAAATGAGCGCGCCCGAGCTGGGCGCCATTGCCGCGCGGGCCGCGCTCGAGCGCGCCCGTTTGCAGCCTTCCCAATTCAATGAAGTGATCATGGGCAATGCCCGGCCCGCCGGCGTCGGGCCCAACCCGGCGCGGCAAATCGCCAAACGCGCCGGCGTGCCCGCTGAAGTTCCGGCCTACACGGTGAACAAAGCCTGCGGCTCGAGTTTGCGCGCGCTGATCAATGCCGTGCAGGCACTGAAATGCGGCGACGCTGAAGCCATTCTGGTGGGCGGCAGCGAGAGCATGAGCCGCGTGCCCTATCTGCTCACCAAGGCGCGCTGGGGCTACCGGCTGGGCCATGAGAAAGTCGTCGATGCCATGTATCAAGACGGTTTTCTCTGCCCGCTGTGCGGCCAAATCATGGGCGAGACCGCCGAGACGCTGGCGCAGCAGTACAATATTTCGCGGGAAGAACAGGATCGTTATGCGATGGAGACCCAGCATCGTTGCGAGGCGGCGCGCCAACAGGGCCGCTTCGACGACGAAATCGTGCCGGTCGAAATCACCGTGGGCAGGGGCGAGAAAAAGATTATCACCGCAGATGAACACCCGCGCGACGGTGTGACCATGGCAAGTCTGGCCAAGCTGCCGCCGGTGTTCGCCGAGGGGGGCAGCGTTCACGCCGGCAATTCCTCCGGCCTCGTCGATGCTGCGGCCGCGCTGGTGGTGGCCACCGAGGCCTTCGTCAAGCGCAACCAGACGCCCGTGCTCGCCCGGATTGCCGGCTATACCACTGCCGGGGTCGATCCCGCGATCATGGGCATCGCTCCGGTGCCGGCGGTGCGCCGGCTGCTGCAGCAGCACAATCTCCAACTCAGCGACATCGATCTCATCGAATTGAATGAAGCGTTTGCCGCGCAGGTTTTGGCGTGCGACCGCGAGCTGCATTTCGACCGCGCGCGCTTGAATGTCAACGGCGGCGCGATTGCCCTCGGCCATCCCATCGGCGCCACCGGCGCGCGCATCACCGTGACGCTGCTGTATGAAATGCAGAAGCGCAAGGCCCGGCGCGGCCTCGCCACGCTGTGCATCAGCGGCGGCCTCGGCATTGCCCTGCTGGTGGAAAGCGTTTGACATCGCATGGCATGGTTGCGAGGATAGCCTCTTTCGCCGGTGCTCCTCCGCGCGAATCAGTATTGCACCCTGCGCCGGCAGCAACCGGCCGCCAATGAGTTCCCGCATGCCCAAACTCTTCCTCAAACCCGGCCGTGACCGCGCGGTGCGCCGGTTTCACCCCTGGATCTTCTCCGGCGCCGTCGGTCGCCGGGAGGGTGAGGCCGAACCCGGTGCCGTGGTCGACGTGTTCGGCGCCGACGCCAAGTTCCTGGCGCGCGGCTTCTACAATCCCCACTCCCAAATCGTTTGCCGTCTGCTCACCTGGCAGGAGCAGGAGATCGGCCGCGAGTTCTTCCGCGAGCGGATCGCAGCAGCCTATCACAGCCGGCTGCGCCTGTGGCCGGCCGCCGAAGGCACCGACTCTTTTCGCGTGGTGAATGCCGAGGGTGACGGCCTGCCCGGCTTGATCGTGGACAAGTATGCGGATTTTCTGGTGGTGCAGCTCGGCACGGCGGGCATGGCGGCCAGGCGCGCGATGGTGGCTGAGGCGCTGCAGGAAGTGATTTCGCCGCGCGGCATTTTCGAGAAGAGCGCCGGCCCGGCGCTGCTGGAGGAAGGATTGTCGCCGGCGGTGCAGGTGTTGTTCGGCGAGGCGCCGCCGGAAATCATTACGATTCGCGAAAACAACTTGCGATTTGAAGTGAATGTCGGCGCCGGCCAGAAGACGGGCTTCTTTCTGGATCAACGCGAGAATCGCGCCTGGGTGGCACGCTTGAGCGCCGGCCGCAGCGTGCTCAACGGCTTTGGCTACACCGGAGCGTTTTCGGCTTATGCCGCCCATGCCGGCGCCGCCAGCGTGGTGACGGTGGACTCTTCTGCCGCGGCCATCGCGCTGGCGCAGGACAATTTTCGGCGCAACGGCTTGACCGTGGTCGCGGAGAATTTCGTGACCGCGGATCTCTTCCGCTATCTGCGCGAAACCGCGCTGCCATTCGATTTGATTATTCTCGATCCCCCGGCCTTCGCTCACCGCCAAAAGGAGGTCGACAACGCCGCCCGCGCCTACAAGGACATCAATTTGCAGGCGCTGAAGATCATCGCGCCGGGCGGATTGTTGCTCACCTGTTCCTGCTCGCAGCCGGTTTCACCCGATCTCTTTCAAAAAATCCTGTTCGCTGCCGCGGTGGATGCCAATCGCCGCGTGCGCATCCTCGGGCAGAGCGGCCACGCTCCTGATCATCCCATCAGCCTCTATCATCCCGAAGGCCGCTATCTGCAGGCGGTTTTGTTGGCGGTGGATTAATCGCGCGGCCGCGGCACGGCCTCGCTGCTCTCCGGCTCCAGCTTGGTGAAGCGCTGGGCGTATTCGTACAAGGCCTCCTGGGAGCGCACCGGTTTGCCCTCGGTTTTCCGGCGGAGGTTGGTGCTGTCGGGCAGCAGCACGCGCGTTTTGACGTTGTCCGCCATTTGCAGGTCGATGATGTCCTGTACCTGCTTTTGCAGCTCGGGATCGAGCACCGGAAAGGCGACTTCCACGCGGCGGTCGAGGTTGCGCGTCATCCAATCGCCGCTGGAAAGGAAGTATTCCGGGTTGCCGTCGTTCTCGAAGCGGTAGATACGCGCATGTTCGAGAAAGCGGTCGATGATGCTGATCACGGAAATGTTTTCGCTCAAGCCGGGCACGCCCGGTTTCAGGCTGCAGATGCCGCGCACCAGCAGTCGAATCGGCACGCCGGCGGCGCTCGCGGCATACAGCTCATTGATCATGTCGGCATCCACCAGTGAGTTCATCTTGGCGATGATCCCGGCCGGCTTGCCGGCGCGGGCATTTTCCGCTTCCCGGTGGATGCGGCTGACGAACGCGCCGCGCAGATAGTGCGGGGCAACCAGCAGATGCTTGAACGGCCGCGGCGTGAGATCGCCGGTGAGCATGTCGAAGACGGTGGCGACTTCCTGGGTGATCTCCTCGCGCGCGGTGAGCATGCCGAGATCGCCGTAGATCTGCGCGGTTTTGTCGTTGTAGTTGCCGGTGCTGAGATGGCAATACAGGCGGATCATCCCCGCCTCCTTGCGCGCGATCATGGCGAGCTTGCAATGCGTCTTCAAGCGCGGCATGCCGTAGATGACGTGCACGCCGTGCTTTTCGAGTTTCTTGGCCCAGGAGATGTTGGCTTCCTCGTCGAAGCGCGCCTTGATCTCGACGATGGCGGTGACGTGCTTGCCCTTCTGCGCGGCGCGCGCCAGGGCCTTGGCGATTTCCGATTTGGCCGAAATGCGGTACAGCGTGATCTTGAGGGAGACCACGTTGGGATCATCCGCCGCCCGCTTCAGGAATTGTTCCACATAGCTGAAGCGCTGGTAGGGGTGATGCAGCAGCACGTCACGCTTGCGGATGACGGCGAAGAGATCGCGGTTCTTTTCCAGCACGGCAACCGGCAGCGGCGGCAGCGGGGGATACTGCAAATGCGGCGCGCTGAAGCCGGGGAACTGCATGAAATCGGAAAAGGAATGATAGCGGCCGCCGGGAAAAAGGTTGCTGGGGGAGAGCTTCAATTCATGCACGAAGGTATCGAGCACGCGCTGCGGCATCGCCGGGTCATAGAGAAAACGCGTTGCCGGCGCTTTGCGGCGCTGGATCAGGCTCTTCTCGATGGTGACGAGCAGATCGTAGGCTTCCTCCTCCACGTAATCCAGCTCGGCGTCCCGCACGACTTTGATGGCATAGCAGCCCAGCACTTGTTCGCCCGGAAAAATCTCGTTGAGATTCAGGCGAATAATGTCATCCAGCCGGATGACGTACTTCTTGTCGTCCTCCGAGGGCAATTGCACGAACCGGCCCAGCGCCTGTGAGGGAATCAGCACCAGCGCCAGCCGCAGCGAGAGTTTCTTCTTCGATTTCTTGCGATGCGCCAGTTCCACGCAGAAGTACAGCGTCTTGTTGTGCAGGCTGGGGAAGGGATGAGTGTAGTCGATGGTGAGCGGCGTGAGCAGAGGCTTGACGTTGCTTTGGAAGTATTTGCCGGCAAACGCCACCTGCTTGGCGCTGGCGCTCTTTTCATCAACCAGCAGGATGCCGGCGCGCTGCAATGCCGGCAGGATTTGTTCCTGAAAGCATTGGCCCATGCGTTCATGCGCCCGATTGACGCGCTCAGAGATCGCCGCCATCACCTGCGCCGGCGCCAATCCGTCCGGGCCGGGCACCGTTACTCCTGCTTCGATCTGCCGCCGGATGGTCGCCACGCGCACCATGAAAAACTCATCGAGGTTCGAAGCAAAGATGGCGAGAAACTTCACCCGCTCGAGAATCGGCACGGTTTCATCCTGCGCTTCTTCCAGCACGCGCGCATTGAACTCCAGCCAGCTCAGATCGCGGTTGTTCATGCGTTGTTGCGCCAGCGCCGCTTCGGCGGTCGCGCTGACGAGTTGGCCGTTGTCGGCGTTTGCGGCGAGCTTCGGCGCCGACAGCACGCTGTCGTCTTGAGCTTCAGATCGTAGGGAAGTGTTCATAGCAGAGTCCGCCTTCAGCGATTGCAGCCCGGAACCCCCGGCACAGCGCCCCCATGAAAGCCAATTCCGCGCTGAAAAGCAACTGGAAATATCGGGCGGAAAACACGACCAGCGCTTGTGTTGGCGGAAAAAATTTGTTACACTATCCGCCACTTTCAGCCCCGCGATGCCGTCTGTCGCACCCATGCCGAACCAACGGAGAGAGAGAACCCATGCCCCCTGCGCACGCCGTCACCTGGCGCAACGGTTTCAAATCCGCCTTTTGGATTGCCAACGTGCTGGAGCTGTTCGAGCGTTTTGCCTTTTATGGCTCAAAGGCCGTGCTCGCCGTTTATCTCGCCAATACCATCGGCCTGGGCGCGCAGACCGCCGGTAGTCTGGCCGGGCTTTATTCCGGACTGATTTTCTCGCTGCCGATTATCGCCGGAACTTTCGTCGATCGCTACGGTTTCCGCCGCACGCTCATGGCCTGCTTCGCGATGTTCTCGCTCGGTTATTTTCTCATCGGCTTGGGCGGCATGTCCGCCGGCCAGGGCCTGGTGCAGGCGCTCGGCAAGACCGGCTACATCACCTCGGTGCTGGTTCTCACCGCGATCGGCGGCTCGCTGATCAAGCCCTGCATCGTGGGTACGGTCGCAAAAACCTCCCATCCCGACGTCAAGGCGCTGGGCTATTCGATCTATTACACCCTGGTCAACTTTGGCGGCGCGGTCGGCCCGATTCTCGCCCTGCAAGTGCGCGAAGGCCTGGGCATCGAGTACGTGCTGGTGATGTCTTCGCTCGTATCGCTGCTGCTGCTGTTGGGCACCTTCCTTTTCTTCAAAGAGCCGGAAGTCGAGCCAATCGGCGGCAACCCGCGAACCCTGGGCCAGGTCTTTCGTGACATGCTGCTGGTTTTCGGCAATTTTCGCTTCATCAGCTTCCTGGTGATCTTCTCCGGCTTTTGGATCATGTTCTGGCAGATTTTTTACTCCTTCCCGTTTTATGTCACGGATGTGCTCCAATTTCCGCGTTTCGAGTTGATGGAAACCATCGATGCGTGGACCATCATTTTGGTGGGCGTGCCCATGACCGCGCTGGTGAAGAAGTGGCGGCCGATCACTGCCATGACCCTGGGCTTTGCCCTGGCCAGCTTTTCCTGGTTGATCGTTGCCGGCTCGCCGACGGTGATGGCGGCCATTG includes:
- a CDS encoding DUF1648 domain-containing protein, producing MNASARPAQRPVLTLSPSRLEIALRLAAALGILTFVYLLVQYFPALPARIPVHFNAAGQVDGWGSKHTLLFLFALTAVLLLGLTILRRYPHKFNYLYPITPQNAEKQYRLACELLAVLQVQVVWLFTYLGWRLMVSAQQNAGGVSMLLLPVIILVNVGTLVFYLVKSSHAR
- a CDS encoding aldehyde dehydrogenase family protein, producing MHTQLFINGQWQDAASGRTFPTINPATTEVIAHVAEGGAADIDRAVKAAVAALAGPWGKMEAAQRGRLIWKMGERILARAEELARLETLDNGKTITESSRIDVPYSADLYFYYAGAATKLEGHTIPVTGPYFNYTLREPLGVVGLIVPWNFPLLLASRKVAAALAAGNTVVLKPAAQTPLTALLLAEIGMEAGLPPGVLNVVPGHGATAGAALVKHPAVDGIALTGGTATGQQLMRDAAATVKKLHLELGGKSPNIVFADADLEAAARMALLGIFYNKGEVCTAGSRLLVEKGIYDVFMEKLVERVQKLQPGDPLDPKTRLGPLVSEAQLANVKRYVEIGEREGARLRTGGQPPEPAPGKGYFFQPTIFDNVAPNSTIAQEEIFGPVLAAMPFADGDELLKIANGTIYGLAAAIWTKDIKKAHRLARDLKAGTVWINTYNNYDAAMPYGGYKASGFGRESGMEAFEFYSQSKSVWVDLS
- a CDS encoding acetyl-CoA C-acyltransferase, with translation MFPEIFIVSAARTPNGKFGGAFAEMSAPELGAIAARAALERARLQPSQFNEVIMGNARPAGVGPNPARQIAKRAGVPAEVPAYTVNKACGSSLRALINAVQALKCGDAEAILVGGSESMSRVPYLLTKARWGYRLGHEKVVDAMYQDGFLCPLCGQIMGETAETLAQQYNISREEQDRYAMETQHRCEAARQQGRFDDEIVPVEITVGRGEKKIITADEHPRDGVTMASLAKLPPVFAEGGSVHAGNSSGLVDAAAALVVATEAFVKRNQTPVLARIAGYTTAGVDPAIMGIAPVPAVRRLLQQHNLQLSDIDLIELNEAFAAQVLACDRELHFDRARLNVNGGAIALGHPIGATGARITVTLLYEMQKRKARRGLATLCISGGLGIALLVESV
- a CDS encoding enoyl-CoA hydratase-related protein: MSDKNLVNYTTANGLAIIELTDPPANTYTYEMMKQLDAAILEARMDDSVHVIVLKGGGEKFFCAGANIRMLQEVTPRFKYFFCLHANETLNRLEQTPKLVIAALNGHCVGGGLEIAMAADIRLAKKGAGKIGLPEVTLGVLPGTGGTQRLARLVGKARALEMMATGRTFEFEEAEQLGLVTHVLPAEGFWEKVLEYARQFLPPNKASKAVGLIKRAVQSGVEVSFSESLAIERELQQQLFQSEDAKEGLTAYNEKRKANFAGK
- a CDS encoding class I SAM-dependent rRNA methyltransferase; translation: MPKLFLKPGRDRAVRRFHPWIFSGAVGRREGEAEPGAVVDVFGADAKFLARGFYNPHSQIVCRLLTWQEQEIGREFFRERIAAAYHSRLRLWPAAEGTDSFRVVNAEGDGLPGLIVDKYADFLVVQLGTAGMAARRAMVAEALQEVISPRGIFEKSAGPALLEEGLSPAVQVLFGEAPPEIITIRENNLRFEVNVGAGQKTGFFLDQRENRAWVARLSAGRSVLNGFGYTGAFSAYAAHAGAASVVTVDSSAAAIALAQDNFRRNGLTVVAENFVTADLFRYLRETALPFDLIILDPPAFAHRQKEVDNAARAYKDINLQALKIIAPGGLLLTCSCSQPVSPDLFQKILFAAAVDANRRVRILGQSGHAPDHPISLYHPEGRYLQAVLLAVD
- the ppk1 gene encoding polyphosphate kinase 1, translated to MNTSLRSEAQDDSVLSAPKLAANADNGQLVSATAEAALAQQRMNNRDLSWLEFNARVLEEAQDETVPILERVKFLAIFASNLDEFFMVRVATIRRQIEAGVTVPGPDGLAPAQVMAAISERVNRAHERMGQCFQEQILPALQRAGILLVDEKSASAKQVAFAGKYFQSNVKPLLTPLTIDYTHPFPSLHNKTLYFCVELAHRKKSKKKLSLRLALVLIPSQALGRFVQLPSEDDKKYVIRLDDIIRLNLNEIFPGEQVLGCYAIKVVRDAELDYVEEEAYDLLVTIEKSLIQRRKAPATRFLYDPAMPQRVLDTFVHELKLSPSNLFPGGRYHSFSDFMQFPGFSAPHLQYPPLPPLPVAVLEKNRDLFAVIRKRDVLLHHPYQRFSYVEQFLKRAADDPNVVSLKITLYRISAKSEIAKALARAAQKGKHVTAIVEIKARFDEEANISWAKKLEKHGVHVIYGMPRLKTHCKLAMIARKEAGMIRLYCHLSTGNYNDKTAQIYGDLGMLTAREEITQEVATVFDMLTGDLTPRPFKHLLVAPHYLRGAFVSRIHREAENARAGKPAGIIAKMNSLVDADMINELYAASAAGVPIRLLVRGICSLKPGVPGLSENISVISIIDRFLEHARIYRFENDGNPEYFLSSGDWMTRNLDRRVEVAFPVLDPELQKQVQDIIDLQMADNVKTRVLLPDSTNLRRKTEGKPVRSQEALYEYAQRFTKLEPESSEAVPRPRD
- a CDS encoding MFS transporter gives rise to the protein MPPAHAVTWRNGFKSAFWIANVLELFERFAFYGSKAVLAVYLANTIGLGAQTAGSLAGLYSGLIFSLPIIAGTFVDRYGFRRTLMACFAMFSLGYFLIGLGGMSAGQGLVQALGKTGYITSVLVLTAIGGSLIKPCIVGTVAKTSHPDVKALGYSIYYTLVNFGGAVGPILALQVREGLGIEYVLVMSSLVSLLLLLGTFLFFKEPEVEPIGGNPRTLGQVFRDMLLVFGNFRFISFLVIFSGFWIMFWQIFYSFPFYVTDVLQFPRFELMETIDAWTIILVGVPMTALVKKWRPITAMTLGFALASFSWLIVAGSPTVMAAIVGIALFAFGEATQAPRFYEYVAGLAPKDQVGTFMGFAFLPVAIGSFVGGPLGGWLVQHYLRDTMNPAMMWYIVAAVGFVSTALMLLYNKFFAPREAS